CCACATGATCAGAGTCGTTTGAGGTAACTCTTGGCCGCTTAGGGGATTGCATGGATCGGCTTTGGGTTGGCTTAATGGGTGTGGAATATGGGATGACTTGATGAGTTGGGCTCAAGGCATGTGAATCTGCTGGGCTAGAATTGGAACAGCCTAATAAATGTGGGAGGAGGGATGTTAATGCTTGGGCAATTTCAGAGGTATGTGGAAGGTGTTGGAGATAATTTAGGAGTTGGGTTCCTAAATTACCGTTGGGAGGTGGAGGGTGTAACCAATTTGGATTATTAACATTCATTGAAAAATGGTCTAGTGGAGCATTAACCAAATTTAAGAAGGTGGAGCAGGTGGGATTATTAGCATTCATTGAAAAATGGTGTAATGGAGCATTAACTGAATTTGGAGAAGTGGTCAACAAAGAATGGTTTGAATTGAGTGTAACTGACTGTGGAAGGAGGTGATGATGCTGTAACGTTTCCATGGCATGTGGTAATAACTTCTCAGGTAGTGGGTTTTTGAATTGATTGGGAGGATGTAATAGCTAAAACTGAAGAGGTTAAAGAACATGGATTATGGGGTGAGTGGGAGGGGGAAAGAGGGTTATGAGCATTCATATCTTCTGGGGGTGTAATAGTAGAAACTGAAGAGGTTAAAGGACATGGGTTATGGGGTGAGTGGGAGGAGGAAAGAGGGTTATGAGCATTCATACCTTCAGGGGTAGTAATTGGTGTAACTATTGGTGGCTGATTTATTGCCATAACTGATGCAACTGATGTTGAGTGTCGACGACCCAACAGAGCAGTGGTGGTGGAAATGTTAacgttggtggtggtggtggtagtggtgaaGGCGGAACTTGGTGAAGGGGGTAGGATAAACGTGGCACGCTCCAGAAGAACAGTGTCTGACGTTGGACATCTGAGGTGTGGCTAGAAACGGCGGAAAATGAAAAGTGGATagggagaagatgaagggaaaCCATGGGTGGCTCAGTAATTTTGTTCATTCTCAAATATAGATTTGCATCGTTGTTCATCATGGCCAAGAAGACCGCAATAATAACAAAATGGAGGCAATCTTTCATACTAGATTTCTACCAGAATTTGCATACCATGTCACCGTCGAATCTGGATTGCTGACTTTAACCGCTTCTTCACATCCAAGCTAATACGAGAACGAAAGAACTGCACCCGCTGTCTAGAATGAATTCCATTGATATGCATTAGCTTTGACATAGGACCTACCTTCTAAACCAGTCTAGATACTAAATGATGATCTTGAAGTTCATCAGGGATACCATGGAATTGAGCCCAAATATCTGTAGTGTTGAACATACAGTCCTTTGAAGGCTTCCAACATTCAAGAACAATTAGATGACCTGCTACAAACCAGGGAGCCTCATTAAGCATGTTTTGGACGTCCATTGGATGTTGAAACCGAAATAGATAGGTATGATTTTGGATAGGGGAGACAATCATTGGCTAACTGGTATTCCAAGTAGAGATGAGAGCCTCAGTTATCGCCTGCTTTCTATATGGTTTCCCAGGGAGGATATAACCTGTAAGGGATAATGCTTCACAATGCGCCTTTCGATCTTCGGTTTCAAGGTTAAAAACATCCTCATCAGAATTATCATCCTCTGgtaaagatgaagatgatgattgaTCAAGTagagataagggtgtcaaaaccaaatcgaaaccatttaccaaaaccgaaccgaacgtTTAAACTGAAACCGGCAggccgtttagttaaatggttcggttatggttttagaaatgacaccatttagttaaacggttcggtttaGTTTAGATCGATTAATCCAACGGTGTCAAACcgtgtaatccaattaaaaccgattataaccaaaccgtttaatcatttaaaaaccctagttttatggGAGCTATTGATTAGTATTGTTATGTGCTTCTGGGTCTCTGTATTTTGAAGGTCTAACCATGGCTTCCGTTGTTCCTATttaattcttaatttttatatgCATCTTCCTTAATGGTTATGTGCACTGCCAAAGAAccccattttctattaaaaaatacAGCAAATAACCAATGTAAATTAGACTTAGTAAATGGTTTATGAAACCATCTAGTAACCGTCTAATCGAAACCGTGTAAAATCGTTTAAAAACCATTTACCAAACGGTCCAAGTTTTGATTATGAGAACATTTAGTTAAACGGTCTGGTTACGGTTTCTATCCTTAAGCagccaaaatcaaaccaaaccaaaccgtttaaccaAAACCGGACTGTTTAACCCCCTTAAGTAAAGATGGTGGGGCTGGTGGaggtaatggtaagggtagaTGTTGTGAGGCCATGAACCACAgtgaaagaaaatattaaagctTGAATACAGGAACGCAACACCAAAACGGTGGAGAGAAAACACACCAGCGCGATGGAAATCAGATTCTATGAAGAACGATGGCTAAGAGAGACAAGagattaattataattattacattaatctgataccattgatagaAAATATACATTCAATAAAACAACATGGAGATCATATGAGCATGCAAATCTACAATGAGATGTGTGCTTAGGTAACTTGAATCCATGGTAGGAGACCACTGTATGCACTAGTGCTTTCCTATTTGTGACGACAGTTGGTCTTGTCTATCCTCACTCTATATATTATCAATATTGTCCCATTAAATATACGATGGAGAAACCCTAAAGCTTCGGAAATGAGAAGAGAGTAGATGCCCCATTAAATATACGATGAAGAAACTCTAAAGTTTCAGAAATGAAAAGAGGGTGGACAATACCTCTGTTAGTTAAAATGTGtttaaaacttaaataaaatgGTTGAACCGTTTTTGTTCGTTTAAAACACGTTCAGTTGACTTGTTCCCAAAGCGACGGAAAAAAATGAGTTTGGCTATAATAAATGTTTAGAATATATTTAAAATCCGTGCACGTTTTTTCAAGtgaaaaaaatgatttaaaaaatttatatacaATAATTTATATGAGGAGCAAACAACCCATGAAGCCATAAGCCATTGCAGTGTATTACAGGCAGGCAACCCAGCTTTGGCATATTGTTTTGAAACATACAACAGTAGCTCTCTTTTATAgtattttttcctttattacttAGAATTCTCTCCCCAGTGTGGGACTAAACACAAAGGCTAACAACTTCGTTAAGCATTTTATTGTTGCTTCTCAAGAATGGGATGTTTGAACAGTCAACTCACATTGCCACACCGACTGTGGCTTGTTAGAACATTCAAGGGTTTTTTCAAACCCGAATCCGTCCCCATACAGATccctagaacacgattgaatcaaaataaatagggaaagcaaagtgtacctggcacccacatatgttgatgaagaacacaTAAGAACACCTCCATTCATAGCAGCATCGATCTGTCAAAGAATGAACGTAAtccgcgatggggatcttctgccGTCTTCTAAACTCTTCCATAGCTCCCTTTCttatggagaaaagagaaaagagaatagtcactgcagggacccctcatcagttgtatttataatactccccaaaatcctaacccacttccacaatgggccaggccgggccgatccatctcaataaaatagtagcagcCACGttagcccttgtatttcttgatccccatcaatgatcgacccgataattaattaagcccacactcgTCGTAATTTGGGGaaatcctaacaatctcccacttgggctagattaattataaaGTTATCATTATCATATGTGGCCATGGGATCTCAATACAACAATAATGCTACTAAACCTTGATCCAGTTAGCAAATATATCAATGTCGAGCAACAGCAAAAAATACACCTCAACATAAAATATACCTTAACATACGGCATATCACTTTCTGTCAGCTACAAACAAAGATCTACCTACTAACATGAACCGCCTTGAGATAATTTGTACAAGAAATGTTGTCCACGtctgtgatcacataaatatcgtCATCATTCCTTGTGGGTTCTTGAACATATCATGAGCATCGTACGACTCATGGATTACCTTTGAACATCGTCATGATTCGTTGGTAATCGAACGACTTGGTTTATCATCAATCGAACATCCTTAGCTAGAAATAGCCAAACGACTTGGCTCGTTGCCAATCGAACATCTTTGGACCAAAAGGCCCATCAACATATCAATCATATGTATGCATGCAGATGCTATTCATCACAATGAATAGAAGCATCACAATCGAAACGAAACATATATTAAGTCTTCCCACTCAACAAACATATCAACGAGATAGGAAGAACTCTCAATCCACAAACAGAACAATCATGTAAAGAAGCACTCCCACTGATCAAGAGAATCGAGCAAACTAAATCGATCAAGTTTGAAAGTCAAAATGTTCAAACCACATATCTCGGtacaaagtaataaaaaatcgTCAAACTATTCGAACCGATTACTTCTttcattctcaagattttttcttctttctttctttcttgttcacAATTAGGTATTAATTCCTTCAAGGGTATACTCATAATTTATTAGGTACATCAACTTCCTCAACATATTCTTTATGATTTTTAATTTACTCATCCATTCCTTTATtattccttgttttatttcaGTGTTTGGCTTTATGTTTTCATATTATTGATGCATTTTCAATTCATGCCACCGAAGTAGCTTCCGTCAAATGGCTCAAGGCCTGTTATACCCTATAGGTTTCAAATTGTTAATCTTTCATCACTATAATTCTTATTGATGGATTATTCGTTCATGGTTCATTATGCTCGTTGGTTAACCATCAGCTACCATAGTTATTCACTTATTATTTCATCTATCAGAATAAGTTATTATCCGTCATTCATCAACAGCATAATTTCCATCAGCATATATAGAAACAACACATTATAATATTAAAGGTTTCTATATCGCACAAATCAACATGTTCTTTAACCATCGCATGTCCATTCATCATTCAAACATGTATCAACATATTATCACAAAATCAGTGGTTCTAAACATTTATCATCAACACATCAGACACATAGTTATATGCAATCAAGATGATAAATATCAAACAACAATACTTCTTTACAACAACATTGCATTCTTGTCCTTTCGGGTCAAATGTACATGTCTTTATCGTACCGATACACGTCTTTATCCTGCCGTAAATATCGCGAGATAGCAACAACTTTCAAAAATTtccctccacctttgggtgatagagAAACCCCTAGGTTATGTACCTCAATAACAATTTATCGCACTACATTACCGCGAGATGTCGATgacttttgaaaattttccttcgcCTTTGAGCGGTAAGAAAACTCCTAGGCCACGCATCCCAAATTTTTGAGTACACTATTTTTGGATGAACGCAGTGCCTTTCCGTGAAGAGATCAATAATTTTCAGAAATCCTAGCACCTTTAGGCAACTAGAACCCTTAGACCACTATCCTTCCAATCCATATGCATATCAGCTTGTCAAACTTTGGTAACATCGCCTTTGGGCTAATGTCACTTATTCTGCTGCCTTGACAGAACCATAAAAGGATTCAATGGGCCATTTTGGTGGATCACCATTTCACCTTTTCATAATTCCTCAACCAAATATGCAACAATATATGTGGAAATAAATACATTGATCGACCATAATGTGTTGTGACATGCATATTTATCGTCAAAGCGGCAATGGTCAACCCAATATAGTCCAAATATGCTCAAAATAGCATAATCGTCCAAAATAGATCCTTAGGATTATTAAACGTCCCAAAACCAGGTACCAGTGGATAGGTCTTGTAATTACGAACGAAACAAGACCAACCAGAGCCCAATCGGATGCTCCACTAGCTCATATGTCACTTGAAGGTGACACAATCGTCATTAACAGGTCCCATAAAATTCGACAAAATATTTAAACGGGACACCCAAAATGTCGATCTTGAAAATACAAGCAAAATGGGGCATCGCAGAACAGAATCTAATCAAAACGACGTTCCAAAACAGGAAAAACAGCTTCTGGAACAATTAAAAAAGTTCTAAAACAGTCGATTCTGTTCCCAAAAcaactgaaaaatataaaaaccgTCAAAACCACAATATCTGTTCATACAAATTATGCCGAATtgcatatcaaatcgaagagcACGAAAAAATAGACACACCAGAAAAAACCGtgtctcaaaattcatccaaacgaaCCCACACGGTCCATTTAAAGTTTTCTgattattttccccttttttttgttttaaatccAAATCGAACCAGCCCATATAAAACCGAACCAAAGAAACCAAACCGGTCAAAACCCGATTCGCCTGAACCGGATCGTCGGTTCACCCATCCAGGTCAAAATTCTTGGTCAAAAAATGGGTCACTAATCAGGTCTCGGGTCGGGTCAACCTTGACCGGGTTTCAGACATCTTTGACCCGGGTCGGGTTAGCTTTGACCGAGTCAAAGTTGACCCGTAAGGAACAGGGTTGACGTCATGCTGACGTCAGCATCGctatggagattttttttttaaaccggTCGTCGGCGTGTGGATCTCACTCGTGCCTTCGGGCGGCGATGATCCACCCACCGCCGTGATCGTCTCGGCGATCACTTCACACCCATACAAAAATATTCGACTTTCGCTAGTGAAAAATTTTGACAGCGGCAAAAACGTGCGATTTCGCTAAAATCTGGCCAAAATCCCTATTTCCATCGTCAAAACTCGATCCAGGTTCTTAATCAATCGATCCTAGGTCCGTATGGtcggctctgatgccacttgttagaacattcaagggttttgtcaaacccgaatccgtCCCCATACAGATCCCTAGAATacgattgaatcaaaataaacagGGAAAGCAAAGTGTACCTGGCACCCAcgtatgttgatgaagaacacaTAAGAACGCCTCCATTCATAGCAGCATCGATCTGTCAAAGAATGAACGCAAtccgcgatggggatcttctgccTTCTCATAAACTCTTCCACAACTCCCTTTCTTgcggagaaaagagaaaagagaatgaacgCAATcagttgtatttataatactccccaaaatccttacccacttccacaatgggccaggccaggccggtccatctcaataaaatagtagcagccacttcagcccttgtatttcttgatccccatcaatgatcgacccgataattaattaagcccacactcgTCGCAATTTGGGGAAATCCTAACAAAAGTCACCAAACCCAAAGGCTAGCAACTGCCTTGGGTTGCTTCTCAAGAATGGGATTGCCCAAGGTGTTGATGATGATTGAGAACAGTGAAATTCTAGATTTAACTCTCCACGTATACCATTTTTCATTGTTTAATTTGATATATTgccccccctttttttgttgTCCCGTATTGTTTAAATTTAAACGTTAAAAACAAGTACtgccccttttttgttttttccctatCCTTTTAAGTATTTTACTGTATTTTTGATCGTCCTGTTCCGTTTTGAACCATTTAAAACATGCCCGTATCCAACACCATTTTTTTGCCGCTCCCGTTTTAACTAACTATGGACAAGACCAACGACCGTCATAGATAGAAGAACACTCATGCATACAATCTTCTTCTACCATGGATTCAGGTATGCTTAAACACTGATCTCCATATAGATATACATGCTCATATGATCTCCATGTTGTTATATTGAATATATGTTTTCTATCACATATAGGAAATAGTCTATATTGGATATATGTTTTCTATCACATATAGGAAATAGTCTATATTGAACATGTTTTTCACATTTAAATTCCAAGTGTATATCTCCTCCCATGTGTTGGCAcccatggatctttatcctctcaagtctgGTGCACCAGACGGTGCATCTATACACTTGGGAGGATAAAAATCAAAAGCACTTTATTATAGGTGCACCGTCCGATGCACCATGTGGATGCACTGGGCGGTGCATTGGACTTGAGATGATAAAACTTCGACACCCACCTATCTacaatgtttttgtatttttcactATTTGGTCAATTTCATTTGGGTTGAAAACTTGTATTTGAACAGGCATGGGTGTACCGTATACTTGTTCAAAAAATTAGAGTCCCATGTAATCTACCATGGGTTAGTATTTGTGCACAATTTATAATACCTTCTACCATGGTTTAAAGAATTGGATCAAAATTGAATGTGTCAATTTAGAGTCGAAATTAAAACCAGCCgttaaaaatcaaatataaTTTGAGTTGAAAAAATATGttcgatttcaattttggaaattgaacttttatttaatttgattttaagCTATAGAAAGTCGATTTGaaaaaaaccgaaccaaatgaaATATAATATTAAAAGGCCAAGCACACAAGTTCTAAGATTTTAGTTTTCACTATGTTACTTCCACATTTGTTTTTACCATTGACTctcttcatttgtttttatgtaattttgtaCTTATGCTCATTTCCTTTTTCGTGCCTTACTTATTCAAGTTTAGCATGAGTCATTTCCCAAGTTTTGTATGAATTAAAGTAATGAAATAAACGTGTCAAAGTTCAACCCATACTCATTTGGACTGACCGAAACTACCGACTCAGCTCATATCGAATAGAACCAAACCtttattgatttggtttggtttggggttttatggaaccaataaaaaacgaaaattaaagtgggatcgaaataaaaaacagaactaAACTCGATAAAAAACGAGACTGAATTTATAGTAATCcgattaaaaaagaaaagaattttcatATTGATTTCGTTATGTATACATGTAAACCGAAGTTGGATTAGAACGAACTAATAGTAATCCGATTACAAACCAATAACAAAAAACTGCTAAGAAACCAACCGAAACCTCCTTAACGATTTGGTTTTGTTCGGTTTCGTATTGGCATAGTAACTGATTGGAAGATTTAGTCCAATAGACAGTGGACCAAAATGACCGATTGACAACCATAGTGAACTGAACAAAAGTGAACTACCAAGATCATATGCGAACCGAATGGAACCGAATAAGAACCTAACAGGACCAAACCGAATCGGTTCGGTTCAAATTTGAGgttatgaatatatatatttttgattTCATACATATTATTTCATTGGATCGAACCGAAAtcgaatcaaaaccaaaactgaaaatccagaccaccatctctggtgATTAGTGAAACGTCACGCTTCGGCTCAGAGCCTCAGCCCTCTTTTCCATAAGCCCGTGCCATTCGCCGCCTCTATACGCTCTCGCTTTCGCTTGCTCTGGTATGGTCTCTCTGCAGTCTGCACAGAGGGAACCCTGTGTGAAACCCAAAACTTCCCGCTTCCTCTGTTCGTCGACGAAGTAAAAGCGCGAGGAAGGAGGCCAGGAGGTTGAGTGTGGATCTCTACctgtgagagaaagagaaacagaaagggGGCGTGATGAAGATAGAAGAAGTGCAGTCCGCCACTAAGAAGCAGCGAATAGCTACTCATACACATATCAAAGGCCTTGGTCTCGAGGTAATTCTGTCTCTTCCTTCCATGCACCACTTACACGCACGggaaagagatttttttttctctttttaagtCTTGGGTAGTTGTGTCTCTGAACTCAGTAGGGTTCGTTGAAGTTCGCTGTTTTCTTTTGCGTGCAAAGGCAGTGGGGTTCTGGTATTAGGTTTTAGTTTATGTGGTGTTCGCTTTTTGGTTTCATCGATTATTCGATTTTATGTGTCCgactatttgttttttttcccttctctcgACCTACCTGCATTTTGGTTTGTTCTCTGCTAATGGCGTAAACCAAAACCagattgtttgttttttttagggtttaagctAATTTCTAACGTGTCAGATAATTTCAGAGTTCCGTTTCAATGTTGTTTGTTCTGTTTCTTTGCTACTCTTTTTCATATGGTGTTTTGCGAATGAGGGGAAGCGAGGGTAAGAACACTTTTATGGAACGTGCCTCCCATAATCAGAACTTGGAATATTTTCCGCTGGCTGCAGTTTTGGTCGGAAGGAAGTGAGTTTCAGTTTCTAAGCTCTTTCTGGTTTTTACTCGGATTTTGCGATTTTCACTTGGTTGGTCTTTTGAGTTTTATGCACTGCCTTCAGAGTTTGACTCTGAAACAACAATCCTTTGCTTACTGGTCTTCTTATTCGCATAATTCTCTATGCTTAgaattatattatttattagtttatttACTGGTAAGGTCTTTTGGTTTTGCGACTACATATCTATTCCAGGGCAATGGAAGGGCGATACCTATGGCCGCTGGGTTTGTGGGTCAGGTGGGGGCTAGGGAAGCTGCAGGTCTTGTCGTTGACATGATACGGCAAAAAAAGATGGCTGGCCGGGCACTCTTGCTCGCTGGGCCTCCTGGCACTGGGAAGACTGCATTAGCCCTTGGAATATCGCAGGAACTCGGAAGCAAGGTATCTTCATTCTCGTAATTGTTCCCCCCTCCTCCCAAGGTCTTTTGTTTCTTAGTCAAAGTTGTTCCTTTTCCCCCTTATGTCTAAGCCTTGGGCTTAACATTGGCATCTGTAGCTGGAAATTTAGTAGCTTGCATCTTCATTGTATGTTGAAGGGGAAACACTACACAGAGATTATTCAGCAGCAGCTAGAACCAAACTCTAGTTGGTTTATGAGGTCTTTTTGCAATGGCTATATAAAGGTTATTTGGTTTCTATCTAAAATGTAGGTACCATTTTGtccaatggttggatcagaAGTGTATTCATCGGAAGTCAAGAAAACTGAGGTTCTAATGGAAAACTTTAGAAGGGCTATAGGTCTTCGTATTAAGGAGAATAAGGAGGTCTACGAAGGAGAGGcaagttattttatttatttctcttcATTTTATATGTCCAATTTTTCAATGTGGATATTTTTGCTATTTTCATCTTGTGTTTTTGTGCAATTTTGATTTGTGGGATACCTTGTTTTAGGTTACTGAACTCTCTCCAGAAGAAAGTGAGAGCACAACAGGTGGCTATGGTAAAAGCATTAGTCATGTAATCATTGGGCTGAAAACTGTCAAAGGAACAAAGCAACTGAAGTTGGACCCAACTATTTATGATGCTTTGATTAAGGAAAAGGTGAGgccttttccatttctttttgtGGGTAAATTAGACATGAACTTTCTACTGCAATGTTTTAACCAATTTAGCTGTTGGATCTTACCAAAAGTATCTCTctcaacttgatttctttctcaGTCTACCATTGTGGTGATATATCAATGGGTTTAGTTGCTGATTATTTTTACTGCTTGTGGTTGTTCTCTGATCTTAAATTTTCAAAGAATTCTTTTTTTGAGCTTCCATTATCAAATGCATGGGATACTAAGTACTATCATATGGTCTAGTTTACATTTGAGCATTTGATATATCCAGATTTGCCGCTTTTAACACTGATATgcttacatatgttcatttccaacTTATATATCTGTAATATAAACTGCAGGTTGCTGTTGGTGATGTTATATATATTGAGGCAAATAGTGGAGCAGTTAAAAGGGTTGGTAGGAGTGATGCTTTTGCTACTGAATTTGATCTTGAGGCTGAAGAGTATGTTCCACTCCCGAAGGGAGAGGTtcacaagaagaaggagatagtCCAGGTCTGATTTATTTCCATTACATGCTAGAACCTCAGTTTCTATTTGATGATTGATAATTGTAATGGTAAATGTGGTTTTAATTTTACAAAACATccaactttttttggttttttgaaagCTTTCACATGCTGAAATTTGAAGCATTTCAGTGAATTGTTACacaaaattatgaaatttgaaTAACTGTGGAGGAGCTTCAAGGAAATTTCAAAGCCTGAGGATTTAATTTTGGTCTTTTTGTCAGGATTGAAGCTGATTAGGAGACTATAATATGAAGTCAACTTGTGGAAGGAAATGATGCATTTGATTAACTAACTGAATGCACCATATGTAGATAATTAATGCACATttgataatgtagtcctaggtggcAAGGTGACGAGCTAGgagccaagcaacaggatctgcCATGAACAGGCAGTCCGATTGGGCAGAAAAGGGGATTTTAatccaaattagggttaggtttagggttaggttaggaTTTGAATGGTTGGTTTTGATAGGCAGATGTAGGGGAagctatcagtgaaggtccagTGATAGATTAATGAATGGAAGTGTGATAATTCAAGTTACAACAATTTacggtttcgggtttttgaaaagatgaGAGTGATGGGATCTAGTGTTTAGAGATGGATTTAGGGCATGGGGTTAAAGTTGAGTTCTGCAGGGGCTGGGAGAGTTACTCGGCCAGGGTATGATGGGTTAATGATGGCTGGATGTGGCTGGGcaggattttagggttttgggtttaatgagggttaagaaaaattagggtttttaa
The nucleotide sequence above comes from Telopea speciosissima isolate NSW1024214 ecotype Mountain lineage chromosome 3, Tspe_v1, whole genome shotgun sequence. Encoded proteins:
- the LOC122654521 gene encoding ruvB-like protein 1; the encoded protein is MKIEEVQSATKKQRIATHTHIKGLGLEGNGRAIPMAAGFVGQVGAREAAGLVVDMIRQKKMAGRALLLAGPPGTGKTALALGISQELGSKVPFCPMVGSEVYSSEVKKTEVLMENFRRAIGLRIKENKEVYEGEVTELSPEESESTTGGYGKSISHVIIGLKTVKGTKQLKLDPTIYDALIKEKVAVGDVIYIEANSGAVKRVGRSDAFATEFDLEAEEYVPLPKGEVHKKKEIVQDVTLHDLDAANARPQGGQDILSLMGQMMKPRKTEITDKLRQEINKVVNRYIDEGVAELVPGVLFIDEVHMLDMECFSYLNRALESSLSPIVIFATNRGICNVRGTDISSPHGIPVDLLDRLVIIRTETYGPAEVIQILAIRAQVEELVVDEESLAYLGEIGQQASLRHAMQLLSPASIVAKMNGRDNIYKADIEEAKALYLDAKSSARLLQEQQERYIS